DNA sequence from the Moorena sp. SIOASIH genome:
ACTTACTCCAAGAAGTTGTTGATCAGGTCAAAGAATTAGGAGGCTCACCAGCCCGGATGCTCTTTGTGCTGAATCGGATTGATGAGTTTCGTAAAGACCAAAACTGGCCGGATAGTGAAAGAGATTTTTTCAAAAGAACTGTTCACGATATCAAACAGAAGTTAACCAAGGAGCTAGAAGAATATCAAGAAGATATTAGTGCTTTACAAGTCATCAAAATGAGTGCTTTGCCAGCTCTATTGTCGATTAAAATGAAGAGTAATAATCAGCAAGAAAGCAATCAAGCATCTCGCAAAATCGACAGTATGTTTAACTTCTTAATCCCAGAAGATATTATAGAAGATTTACCCAGAAAAGTAGAGCGATGGGAACACCATGAGCGCCATCGTGTTGCCCAGACTGTTTGGGAAGCCTCTTACGCAGAGGAATTTCATAAATACCTGAAAGAGCATATCGATCAACATTTTCCACAATTAGTGATTCCACAAATTGTAGACCGCTTTAAAGCTAAAGCAGGTAATGCAGTAGTAGAGTGGGCTATGCAAACCACTAATGCTTTCATTAATAGCTCAGAAGAAAACTACCAAAAAGAATCTGAGAAGATTTCCCAAATTCGACAAGAAATCAGTCAGTTTATTTCACAAAAAGCTCAAGAACTAAGAGACCCTTTTGAACAAATTGAAAATGCTCTAAAAGGTTTAATGGAGGAAAGTAACCAAATCCCTTCACTAGAGCAGGAGTTACCCGATCCTAGAGCAAGAGCAGATCAGATTATTGCTCGTATTATTGGCGAACTAAGAGGCTCTTATCAAGAGCGTGCAGACAGCTTAGTGCCCCTTTATGGATGGCGAAAAGCCATGACAGAAGGGGTAGAGGAAATATTGGAACCTGTAATTGAGTCTTTGGATAACGGCAAACTCTGCTTAGACAGTAAAACCCTTCAAGCAGCTAATCCGACCATGTTGAATCTTTTAGAAGCAACAATTAAAAATTTAATTGAATTAGGATATTCTCCTGAAGTAGCTGAGAATGGAAAGGAGATCGAAGCACGTACTGACCAAGAAAAACGTAATCTCAGCAACCTCAATGAGAATTTGAATCAATTAGCTGATATCTTAAAGCTTTTGATCAATGAAGCAGTAAAAAAAATATTAGAGCGAGAAATGAGGAGAGTCCGTGATGCGTTGGAAACCTTGTTGAATGCTTACTTATCTATTCTGGAAGAAGGAATGAGCACTATTGCTCCTAATATAGGGATTAGCTTTTCTAGGTTACAACTGGTAAAAATCGACATTGAACTTGAGCCAAGCTTTGAATTTAAAGCAGGATTTCCAATTATGAAAGGGACATGGTTAGAAGATGTTGAAGTTCCGAAATATAAAAGAGACTTGTGGACTCTCTGGATTTGGAAAAGACTAGTATATTATATCGAAACCAAAGAACGCTCTAGTGATAATGCTCAGTTACCAAAAACCGAAGACATCCTGAAAGGATGGCTACTGCAAAAAAATCAAGCAGAAGTAGAAATTTATAGTCAGGTCGCCCATTGGTTTATATCTCAAATCAATAGCTTTATAACTGGAGTTGAATCTTATCAAAAAGAAATTGTAGACCGTTATCAAGAGCGGCTCGACAAAGCCCACGATCAAGCTAAACTGTCTCATCAACAAGACTTATCAATCTGGAATCCCTTACAAATGGAAGCTAAAGAACTTGAGGATAATATTAAGAAAGCTGGAAAAGTGCTGAGGTAGTTTATCTTGATTTTGTAAGATGATATAATAACCTGTTTAAGCTAATAATTTCGATACTATGCCCCATGATGACTACGGCAATGAAATTTGGAAAGACTACCAAGACCCCCTAGAAACCTATCAACAGCAGTTCAAGGAAATTTATTCGGCTATTAAAAATTGTGATCGGGGGTATCTCTATGAAGCGATCGCTTATCTAGACCCAGAGAATAGTGAAGATATTTGTAACTATTTTGGCATAGATAAGAATTCGACTCTCAACAATGACTTAAAATTTTGTAAACCTTTCTTGTCCAGTCTAATCAAGGATTTATATAGAGTTCAAATTCCTTTACCAGAGGTAATCGCCAGAATGAGAGAGGAAGCGGAGCGTCAAGCAATGGAATTTGCTAATTTTTTTGCCCCAGTTAAAGATAATACCGAAATTTTGACAGGGATAATTATTGTAGCTTTCATACTTACTGCCTTATATATTGCAGTTAAACAATCAGAGCAAAGACGGCAATTAAATAAAAATAGAAATATAAGGCAACCTCAAGTAAAAGATAGAGACCGATATTTAGAGCAATCTCAACCTAGGGTTACTGGATTACCAAGAAAGCCTTCTGTTTTGTGCTTAATTGTTCCTTCTCATCAATTAAGTGGCTTGAATCCAGGTTATCCGATTCCATCAAATCGTGTTAAAGAACTTATCTCCTCTGCGTCTTATTTTTTATGTGATGGTTCAGTCCAAGCTATTGACCAAAAAGTAAATCTCAATCTCAGTACAGAAAGTATCAATTATTCCAGTGAAGAATATGCTTATATCCAGCTGATAATTCCTGAAGGTGAAAAGATGATTGCTCAGGAGACCAAATACGGTCTTAAGAATAAGCTACCTGATGGTGGTGCTGAAATTGATAAAATTGCGCGTCTTATTAACCTAGATGGTTTAGAAAATTTCATCTGCGCTTAAGGAATTATAGCAATTCTGTTTCCCATGAGGTACCAAGGGATCCCCCTAAATCCCCCTTAAAAAGGGGGACTTTGAAGTTGATTACTGTACCTCATACATGCAATAAACGCTATAAAATAGATTATAAAAATGGATTGGAAAACTGCTTCATCCTATTATGAAACTCGTTTAAGTGACGCCTTAACTGTGCTGCGCCACGCCGTTGATTTAGCCAGGCTTCCTCAAGCGGGAGTTCCTGCTCACCTCAAAGAGGTTCTGTTGGAAGAAGAAAAACCTGCTCGTCGTCAGCTTGAACGCTTGAAAAAGCGAGAATTTCGGATTGCTGTTGTGGGTTTGGAAAAGGCGGGAAAAAGTACCTTTGTCAATGCCTGGTTAGATTGTGATTTACTGCCAGCAAAAGCTGGACGTTGTACTTTTACAACTACACAAATTTATTCCGTTGAACAAGATTCTCAGCAAAGGCTAGAAGTTGAGCCTAAAACGGAAGAACAATTTACTAGTCTGTTGGATGAACTGGAGTCAGAGTCTAAGAGTAATTCTAAGCATAGGGATGGAGCCAAACAAGATTTAGAGACAATCCGAAACTATCAAGACACCTTAAGACAAGTTCGTAGCGAAGGTCGGAAAACTATCCCATTTACTCGCCTAGAAGACATTAACAAAGACCTTAACAAGTATGTTGCTGATGAGCAATACGCCCATGCAGTATTAGAAGCTAGACTGTATACCAATAAACTCGTCCAAGCTGAAGGTATTGTTTTCTATGATGTGCCTGGATTAGACTCAGGTTTAGCCAAGCATATAGACGAATCTAGAGAAATGCTGTCAGATTGTGATGCTGTCATTGTGGTGCAGCAATTTTCTAGTATTCGGGGTGCAGAACTTCAAATTGTTGAGTTTACTGAGCAGGGTGACAAGAATATAAAAGTTGCAGATAAACTGTTTGTTTTCTTGAGTCGGATTGATCAGTTTGCTAGTCCAGCAGCTCTTAAAGAACATCTGGATGTAGCATCAAAAGATTGGTATCGACGAGCACAATTACCTCATCAGCGAATTGTCCATGGTTCAGCGGGAGCTTATTTAGTCTTGAATGGTTTGGCTAATGAACAAACATTTAAATGTGTTGGCAGTCCGGAATCAATTTTAAATAAGCTTAAATCTCTGACAGGTATCGAAGATGAGGAAGCCTTAAGACAGGAAGCGACTGGTATTCAGGAAATCAAAGCTCGCATTACTGATTATATTAATAATGAACGGGTTACTGTTTTAGAAAAACGTTGTGAGGCTTTAATCACCACAATACTAACAACATCAAAAGAAATTTTTGATATCGTTAGTAAGCGATATCCAGAGAATCCAGCCGAAGCCAAGCGATTACAAGAAAATCAACGTCGGATTGAGTTTTCCCAGTGGTGGGAAGAAAAGTGGAAAACGATTAAAGCAGACCTCAGCGACTATTATAATGATAATATTCGTAAGTCTACGGCAGAAGAGGAAGAATCTATAACGTCAGATGTCGTAGAAAAATTTCGGTCTCGATATCTCCAGGATATTGAAACCAAAATTGAAGAAATCAATACCGATAACGAGCAAAGAAAACAGCGAATCTTTAAAGAAACTAATTCTGGTGTATTTGATGCTAAAGTAACTGACTATAACTGGCGGAAAGAACTTTCTGGTACCATTAGCACCCTCTTAGTAGAGATTGCTCATCAACTTGCCCTGGAAATCAATGAAGAAGCATTAAAGTTAGTTGAATATCTGAGCACTTTACTCTGGAAAACTCAGGAATTAGAGCAGCGACTAATTGGTAATCCAGAGCAGTTTGTGGAAGTCTTAAGTCGAAGTTTGACGGCGTTATTTCTTCGTTTTTCCCGTCCGGTTGCTGACTCTTTAATTCCTGGCCCTTTAGGTAGTGAAACTCGTAAGCGTATTGTCAAACGACTGGGAGCGGATATCGAACTAGTCGATAATTATTACAATGGTGAAGAGAAGGCTTTCAGCGTGCTAAGACGATATGTAAATCGTGGGTCAAAGTTGCTCTATGATCCCAAGCTTCGCCATGAGCTATTAGGTATTCGTGAAGTCTCTGGGGATGCGCCACCAAAACCTACCAATTCAGCGGAGGAGGTGATCTTGGAACTTGAAACGGATATCAAAGCCTTTGAAACCTATTTGCGTTCGGCTATTTTTGAAGCCGCAGGGTTTGGGCAATTTTGCCTACAAGAACTGGATGAATTGCGCGATCGCTTTATTCGATACGAAGCAGTATGGCGAGGAGTAGCCCAGAATGAATGGTTAGAAGAAAATCCTTTATTAATGGCTGAAATACCAGAGCATTTAAAGGCTCACGAAGTGAATTTAGAAGTTAGCGATCGCTTACGCCAGTTATCTACTGCTTTGAAAAACATCAAGTTTTAGCAAAGGGAACTTTGAATGTAGAATGTAGAATGTAGAATGTAGAATTAAGAATGTAGAATGCAGAATGTAGAAGTCTCAATTCTCAATTCTTAATTCTCAATTCTTAATTCTCAATTCTTAATTCTCAATTCTTAATTCTCAATTCTTAATTCTTAATTCTTAATTCTTAATTCTTAATTCTTAATTCTCAATTCTTAATTCTTAATTCTTAATTCTTAATTCTTAATTCTTAATTCTCAATTCTTAATTCTCAATTCTTAATTCTTAATTCTCAATTCTTAATTCTTAATTCTTAATTCTTAATTCTTAATTCTTAATTCTTAATTCTTAATTCTTAATTCTTAATTCTTAATTCTTAATTCTTAATTCTTAATTCTTAATTCTTAATTCTTAATTCTTAATTCTTAATTCTTAATTCTTAATTCTTAATTCTTAATTCTTAATTCTTAATTCTTAATTCTTAATTCTTAATTCTTAATTCTTAATTCTTAATTCTGAGGAATTTGTAGGGTGGGCAAAAACAGTTTGGTTATTTTGATAATTAATGATTAGATTACTTTGCCCACCCTACTGCTCACTAGTCTAGAAGGACGGGGCTTTAGACCCATTTTTTTGGTAAATTTGAGTTACTATCCAAAAAATACTATGGTCAGAGGTAATTCATATTGCTAGCAGCATTACTCTACGGTCAAGAAAATTTGCGCTTGGAAGAAGTCCCTTTTCCCACAGCTGCCGCTGGTGAGATTGTGATTAAAGTTGGGACGGCAACAACCTGTGGTACGGATCTCAAAATATGGCTTCGTGGTGGTCATCCGAAAATGCCACAACCTCCCATATTGTTTGGTCACGAAGCTGTCGGTGAAATTGTCTCCCTAGGAGAGGGAGTTACAGGCTGGAAAATTGGCGATCGCGTAGTGGCCAACAACTCTGCCCCCTGTATGAACTGTTTTTTCTGTCACCGCCGGGAGTATTCCCTGTGTCCCAATTTAGTCTTCAACTATGGTGCTTTCGCTGAATACCTGAAAATACCATCACCAATTGTAAAACACAACCTCTTAGCTGTACCTGATGATTTAGATAATGCTCTCGCATCCATGACAGAACCCCTTGCTTGTGTGTTGCATGGGGTAGCATGTTCTAATATTCAACCTGCTGACCGGGTAGTAGTTATAGGAGATGGTGCAATTGGTTTGATGTTCACAGCAGTAATAGCTCAGCAATCAGCAGCAGAGGTGTTTCTCTTTGGGGGTCATGATCAACGGCTGCAAATTGGGGAAAAATTAGGAGCATCTCGAACTTTTAACTATCATAATTTAAGTGATGTACCAGCATCGGTGCGAGACTTAACTGATGGTTGGGGGGCAGATATAGTAATTGAAGCAACTGGTATACCTACTGTTTGGGAAACTGCGATCGCTTGTGGACGTCCTGGTGCCACTATTAACTTATTTGGCGGCTGTCCTCGGGATACCACAATTACCGTCAGTACCGAACAACTACATTACAATGCCCTGACCCTCAAAGGGGTCTTTCACAACACACCAACCTTTGTGCGAGAGGCTCTATCCCTGTTAGCAAGTCGAGTTATACCTTTTGAACTACTTATAAGTTACTATCGTCCCCTAAAAGATTTAGAGCAGGTGTTTGAAAACATGAAGAATCGTCAGGCCATCAAAGTCGCAATTGAACCAGGGTAGTAAAAGATTAACAATAGACAACAAAGACAAGCCAAGTATTTTTTACTTTTTCCTTTTTACTTTCTCCTCTTTACCTCCACTGCCAAAGCCTTACCGGGTGAGAATACTGAGACAGTTGCTGCCTGGATCAATGCTCATCCTACCCTAAGACCTTTGAATTAAGAATTAAGAATTAAGAATGTAGAATTAAGAATGGAGAAGGGAGAAGGGAGAAGGGAGAAGGGAGAAGGGAGAAGGGAGAAGGGAGAAGGGAGAAGGGAGAAGGGAGAAGGGAGAAGGGAGAAGGGAGAAGGGAGAAGGGAGAAGGGAGAAGGGAGAAGGGAGAAGTCTAAATTCTCAATTCTCAATTCTTAATTCTACATTCTACATTCTACATTCTTAATTCTAAATTCTTAATTCTTAATTCTTAATTCTACATTCTGACAAACAACCTTGGCCAAAAGGCCACGCTACCCGAACAACCTACTAACCTTACCCGACCGCTTCACTAACCAGTGGGGGAGAGTAAATTAGTTAGCTGAACACAGACCGTTGCTAGCAGTATAACCTGACGGACAACTTGAGGCGCTTGCCCCAGCTACGTAAGGCTTTTGACCCCTATAATTTCCTCCTTGACCATAGTTGCAAACTACTATAGCTACATTTTTCCAGTTAAGACCCGCTAAGCTAGGACATTTTGTTCTGCCGCATCCAAGGTATTCAGTGTTAGCCCAGACCACTTGAGTGTAATGACCTGTGACTCCGCTACCGCTATTAGTAGCATAGTCATAATCTTTCACTTCACTATACCAGGAATCAACTGGAGCAGTCATTTGATGATTCTGGTTGGTTGTGATGTACAAATTTTCCCCCAGGTAAGAAAACTTACCTCCTGCCTCTTGTGTACGGTTCCTGTTATGTCCCCAAGTACATTTATCAGCATAGTTTTGCGCTACTCCAGCCAATGTATTATCCCATTTGAGCTCTTTCATATTTGATGCTGTGGGTTGAACCTGTCTCCGATACTGATTATGTGCATCTAATAGTTCTTGTTGTTCAGAGCTAGATATAGAAGCATAGGCAGGATCGGAAGGTATTGAGACAAAGGCAGCAGTGGTGATCAATACACCGACAAGCATGATCGCGAGTTTTCTGAGCATAGTCATCATTAATTTATTTCAACAAGTAGGTAGCTTGTAGGGTGGGCAAAAACAGTTTGGTTCAAATGAGTATTCTAAATTAGATTACTTTGCCCACCCTACTGCATCTTTTGAATTAAGAATGTAGAATGCAGAATGTAGAATTAAGAATGCAGAATGTAGAATTAAGAATGTAGAATGTAGAATGGCGTTACTTAATAATGGAACGGGCATCAGGCGTGGAACTGGCATCTTGCGTGGAACTGGCATCTTGCCAGTTTCATGCTTATTTTCGGGCGGGCAGGATGCCCACTCTACTCCTATTTATTCGAAGAATGACGCAACGCCTGTAGAATTCTAAATTCTACATTCTACATTCTACATTCTAAATTCTACATTCTTAATTCTAAATTCTACATTCTTACAAACAACCTGATATCAACCATACCAAACCGATTCAACCTTATCAATTACCTCTTCTACCGAATTCCCATCACTCAAAACCGTAACATGACCTAACTTACGTCCTGGGCGAGATTCAGTCTTACCATACCAATGGACAAACGCCCCTGGTAAACTGGCTAAGGTCTGCCGTTTCTGTTGGTAATCATCCAGGGAAGACTCATAACCCAAAAGATTAACCATTACTGCAGTGGGACAATGCATCTGTGGGCTACCTAAGGGTAAACCCACCACAGCTCGCAGTTGCTGCTCAAATTGAGAGGTTTGGCAAGCATCAATGGTGTAATGCCCAGAATTATGGGTACGAGGGGACACTTCATTAACCAAAACCTTGTTATTGCTAGTGAGGAATAACTCAATCCCAAAGACTCCCACTACCTCTAAACTAGTCAGGAGTGTTTTTGCGATCGCATTCACCTCGGCCACCGTATCTGGGCTAATCTGGGCTGGTGCAATCACTCGCCGACACACCTGTTCTTGCTGCTGAGTTTCCACCACCGGGTAAACCACCACCTGCCCATCTACAGAACGGGCAGCCATTACTGCCAACTCCCGTTCAAAGGGAATAAACTCTTCTAGCACCACAGGCTGATTCCCTAACTGGTTCCAAGTTTCCTGTAAGGTATGACTGTCTTTAATAATAAACGTACCCTTGCCGTCATAACCTTGGCGTCGCGCTTTCAGCACTAGAGGAAACTCTAACTGACTCAGGTTGATGGGGGTCCGAGAAGAGGCTAGGGACTTTAATTCCTCCTTACCCACTTCCCCCTCCAGACTGATGAACTCTGGCTGGGGTAAACCAATCCGATCGAAATAGCAGCGTTGGTGATATTTATCCAACAGTGGCGCTAGGGCCTCTAGTCGGGGGTAAAAGCAAATTCCCCCCTTTGCCAGACATTTCAGGGCATCGAGGTTGATAAATTCATTCTCAAAGGTAATCACATCACAGCGAGATGCCATTTGCTCGGTAGCCACCCCATCATCAATAGCAGCAAAGATAGTTTCAGCAGCAACACAGACAGCTGGATCAGTAATATTAGGAGTTTGAACCACTAGCCGAATACCCAAAGACTTGGCAGCCATTGCCATCATCCAGGCCAGTTGTCCTCCACCAATTACACCTACTCGTTTAATCGACATCCCAAAGACTCACAAGTCGCAACACCAGTTTAAAGGATGCACCTTCCTCTAACAAACAGTTATCAAATTTGCACACCATCCAGCATAGCATCCGTCAAGTCAGCCCCATCGATCAAGACTGTTGACTATTTGATGGTCAACAGTCAACATTCAACAGTCAACATTCAACACCTTACCAACACCCCAAAGAGTCACGAGTCACAACACCAGTTGTAGAATTTACCCCATTTGCTACATCGCAAAGTTTTAACCGTTGTCTGACCGGTTGGATCAGGGTGCTACTAAAATCAGCACCGGTGATGTCAGCCCCATCAAAACTGGCACGTTGCAGTAAGGAACCAGTAAAGATGGCATCAGTTAAATCTGCACCATTGAAGCTAATGTTGTAGGTGTCGCTGTTGGTCAAGTCTGCTCCATGGAGATTAGCATGATTGAGGGTAGTATGTTGGATAGACGCTTTGATCAATTTGGCATCGGCTAAGTTAGCCTGGTCCAAATTGCAATAGGTAATTTTGACTTCCTGTAAGTCTTGACCAGATAAGTCTGCTCCCACGAGTTGTTTCCCATCGCAGGCTATACTCTTGGCGTGAACGGGTAAGGGATAACAAAAAACAGAGCACGCAAATAAGAATGTAACCAGTAGCCGGAAAAACATAAAGATTTATTGCTGGAATCGTTCAACTCAATCATACTGTGATGCATAATCACTTGAGTTATACCAAAGGTAAGCATATGCGCGCTCGCGCACGCTGCTTGAGGTGCGGTCAGCGGTCAGCGGTCAGTGCTCAGTGCTCAGCCGTGAGCTAAAAGCTCACGCTGCTTGAGGTGCGGTCAACTTATTTTATTCAAAAGCTGTTCCCATAGCTTGGCCTACCGCCAATGGCACCTCAAGTAGCACCATCTGTAGGCCATAAGCTGATGGCTGATAGCTGATACGCGACACGCTGATACGCGACACGCTGACGGCTGAATGCTTACAGGCTAATCTTGCCAGAATCGCTAAAATCATAGTAAGCGATATTTTTGTGAGATCGATGCTTAATATACTTTTGACTTGGCTGCTAAGTGCTATCTCACTAATGATTACTGCTTACCTGGTACCAGGCATTACCATTAGTGGTTTTGGTGCAGCTGCCGTAGCGGTAGTAGTCATTGGTTTAGTTAACGCCATCATTAGACCGATTCTAGTGATTCTGACCTTGCCCATCACAATTTTATCCATGGGACTATTTCTGTTGGTGATTAATGCTATCACCCTATCCCTGGCATCCTATTTCACTCCTGCTGCGTTTCTAGTAAACGGTTTCTGGCCAGCTTTTTTCGGGGCTATCGTTCTGACTTTAGTGTCTAGTGTTATCAATAGCTTCGCTTCTAATCAGGTTTAATCGGAATTGCCACATAGGTGGCCGGGACTTGTCAGCTTGGTTACGGGCGCGAGTTATTATATAGTTGGCATAACTTTTAGTAAACTATACGTATGTTCTCAGCCATTAAGTGTTCACCTGCCGGGGTTGACTACTAAATAGCTAAAAGCTGAGTACTAAATAACTGAAAGCTGACTGCTCAAAGTATAGCTTGACTTAAAGTTAGTGTACAGTTTTTTGAATCGCCAAGGCTCAAACTACAGCAAGAAGAGATATAGACTAACCCAAGGTGTGGAAATTTAGGGGTGCTTGAAGGGTTAGTCTATTGATTCGTTTATGTAAAACCACTATAGTAAAACTACACCATCTTAGACTAAAAAGAAATAAAACATCTCAACCCATCGCTCTGCTCTGGGCTTTCCCTTGATAGTAAGACTTACGAATCAGAAGCTAAAACAATTAAACTAATCAATAACTAATCAATTGTAACTATAGGGCAAGTATTCAGCTATCAGCTAATGCGCTACGCGCACGCTACTTGAGGTGCTATCAGCTAATGCGCTACAGATGGTGCTACTTGAGGTGCTATCACCCA
Encoded proteins:
- a CDS encoding dynamin family protein, giving the protein MRNNIKNTFEAVEKLIGNIYKEWGSFHEHIREQLPPEYYSEIESLNSQFQVAVSEFIKELSEPVLTLATTGTTSSGKSTLVNFLCGAEIVPVAVQEMSAGVVIVEYSETKYLKIDQTPGAIWECGEWNNLTDEDIYDRLDQVMKSYLQANRDGKTSVACPQTTIYYPFRLVADPNLLDLPEKTTVRIMDLPGLAHVGDEGNGSVIRKCKEALCIVTYNSAETDRQKVSNLLQEVVDQVKELGGSPARMLFVLNRIDEFRKDQNWPDSERDFFKRTVHDIKQKLTKELEEYQEDISALQVIKMSALPALLSIKMKSNNQQESNQASRKIDSMFNFLIPEDIIEDLPRKVERWEHHERHRVAQTVWEASYAEEFHKYLKEHIDQHFPQLVIPQIVDRFKAKAGNAVVEWAMQTTNAFINSSEENYQKESEKISQIRQEISQFISQKAQELRDPFEQIENALKGLMEESNQIPSLEQELPDPRARADQIIARIIGELRGSYQERADSLVPLYGWRKAMTEGVEEILEPVIESLDNGKLCLDSKTLQAANPTMLNLLEATIKNLIELGYSPEVAENGKEIEARTDQEKRNLSNLNENLNQLADILKLLINEAVKKILEREMRRVRDALETLLNAYLSILEEGMSTIAPNIGISFSRLQLVKIDIELEPSFEFKAGFPIMKGTWLEDVEVPKYKRDLWTLWIWKRLVYYIETKERSSDNAQLPKTEDILKGWLLQKNQAEVEIYSQVAHWFISQINSFITGVESYQKEIVDRYQERLDKAHDQAKLSHQQDLSIWNPLQMEAKELEDNIKKAGKVLR
- a CDS encoding dynamin family protein, with the translated sequence MDWKTASSYYETRLSDALTVLRHAVDLARLPQAGVPAHLKEVLLEEEKPARRQLERLKKREFRIAVVGLEKAGKSTFVNAWLDCDLLPAKAGRCTFTTTQIYSVEQDSQQRLEVEPKTEEQFTSLLDELESESKSNSKHRDGAKQDLETIRNYQDTLRQVRSEGRKTIPFTRLEDINKDLNKYVADEQYAHAVLEARLYTNKLVQAEGIVFYDVPGLDSGLAKHIDESREMLSDCDAVIVVQQFSSIRGAELQIVEFTEQGDKNIKVADKLFVFLSRIDQFASPAALKEHLDVASKDWYRRAQLPHQRIVHGSAGAYLVLNGLANEQTFKCVGSPESILNKLKSLTGIEDEEALRQEATGIQEIKARITDYINNERVTVLEKRCEALITTILTTSKEIFDIVSKRYPENPAEAKRLQENQRRIEFSQWWEEKWKTIKADLSDYYNDNIRKSTAEEEESITSDVVEKFRSRYLQDIETKIEEINTDNEQRKQRIFKETNSGVFDAKVTDYNWRKELSGTISTLLVEIAHQLALEINEEALKLVEYLSTLLWKTQELEQRLIGNPEQFVEVLSRSLTALFLRFSRPVADSLIPGPLGSETRKRIVKRLGADIELVDNYYNGEEKAFSVLRRYVNRGSKLLYDPKLRHELLGIREVSGDAPPKPTNSAEEVILELETDIKAFETYLRSAIFEAAGFGQFCLQELDELRDRFIRYEAVWRGVAQNEWLEENPLLMAEIPEHLKAHEVNLEVSDRLRQLSTALKNIKF
- a CDS encoding alcohol dehydrogenase catalytic domain-containing protein, which encodes MLAALLYGQENLRLEEVPFPTAAAGEIVIKVGTATTCGTDLKIWLRGGHPKMPQPPILFGHEAVGEIVSLGEGVTGWKIGDRVVANNSAPCMNCFFCHRREYSLCPNLVFNYGAFAEYLKIPSPIVKHNLLAVPDDLDNALASMTEPLACVLHGVACSNIQPADRVVVIGDGAIGLMFTAVIAQQSAAEVFLFGGHDQRLQIGEKLGASRTFNYHNLSDVPASVRDLTDGWGADIVIEATGIPTVWETAIACGRPGATINLFGGCPRDTTITVSTEQLHYNALTLKGVFHNTPTFVREALSLLASRVIPFELLISYYRPLKDLEQVFENMKNRQAIKVAIEPG
- a CDS encoding CAP domain-containing protein is translated as MLRKLAIMLVGVLITTAAFVSIPSDPAYASISSSEQQELLDAHNQYRRQVQPTASNMKELKWDNTLAGVAQNYADKCTWGHNRNRTQEAGGKFSYLGENLYITTNQNHQMTAPVDSWYSEVKDYDYATNSGSGVTGHYTQVVWANTEYLGCGRTKCPSLAGLNWKNVAIVVCNYGQGGNYRGQKPYVAGASASSCPSGYTASNGLCSAN
- a CDS encoding 5-(carboxyamino)imidazole ribonucleotide synthase, producing the protein MSIKRVGVIGGGQLAWMMAMAAKSLGIRLVVQTPNITDPAVCVAAETIFAAIDDGVATEQMASRCDVITFENEFINLDALKCLAKGGICFYPRLEALAPLLDKYHQRCYFDRIGLPQPEFISLEGEVGKEELKSLASSRTPINLSQLEFPLVLKARRQGYDGKGTFIIKDSHTLQETWNQLGNQPVVLEEFIPFERELAVMAARSVDGQVVVYPVVETQQQEQVCRRVIAPAQISPDTVAEVNAIAKTLLTSLEVVGVFGIELFLTSNNKVLVNEVSPRTHNSGHYTIDACQTSQFEQQLRAVVGLPLGSPQMHCPTAVMVNLLGYESSLDDYQQKRQTLASLPGAFVHWYGKTESRPGRKLGHVTVLSDGNSVEEVIDKVESVWYG
- a CDS encoding pentapeptide repeat-containing protein, translated to MGADLSGQDLQEVKITYCNLDQANLADAKLIKASIQHTTLNHANLHGADLTNSDTYNISFNGADLTDAIFTGSLLQRASFDGADITGADFSSTLIQPVRQRLKLCDVANGVNSTTGVVTRDSLGCW
- a CDS encoding phage holin family protein, with translation MLNILLTWLLSAISLMITAYLVPGITISGFGAAAVAVVVIGLVNAIIRPILVILTLPITILSMGLFLLVINAITLSLASYFTPAAFLVNGFWPAFFGAIVLTLVSSVINSFASNQV